One Sediminicola sp. YIK13 DNA segment encodes these proteins:
- the priA gene encoding replication restart helicase PriA — protein MQYFINVILPIPLEKLFTYSISETEAGFLQPGMRVAVPFGKTKIYTGLVHEVHSVAPTIYEAKDIHQILDDYPIVNTFQLKLWSWIADYYMCTIGEVFRTAVPSAFLLESETLISRNNKVSVQEGDLLDDEFLVYEALQHQPILRVHEISAILERKNILPVLGRLLEKNIIDLKEEVFEQYKPKMVRYVRLGKEYLSEESLEELLNGLTRAPKQSQVVLSLFQLQAVSKKPIKVADLEKASNSSSAVVKALVDKNILEEYFVQTDRVVYEGVDENADLKSLNEFQTQAFEDIKENFKENKVTLLHGVTSSGKTEVYVKLIEECISTGRQALYLLPEIALTTQLITRLQNYFGEKVAVYHSKYSVQERVEVWNNVLQQQPKAQIVIGARSALFLPFSKLGLIIVDEEHEASFKQYDPAPRYHARDSAIVLGNLHKGNILLGSATPSVESFYNVSRGKYGYASITRRFGNVLMPEIELVDIKEQTRKKRMKGHFSERLLEEITETLEAGEQVILFQNRRGYAPIVECTTCGHAPECPNCDVSLTYHQHRKQMRCHYCGYHMALQQSCLACGSATLDTKGFGTEQVEQELNELFPASKVGRMDLDTTRGKHGYEKIITAFEEQELDILVGTQMLTKGLDFRNVNLVGIMNADSLLNFPDFRAHERSYQLLTQVAGRAGRTKKRGKVIVQTYNPYHQILKQVSTQDYQAMFQEQLYEREQYKYPPVNRLIKVTFKHKDYNKLNEAAAWFAKSLQNIFKENILGPEYPPVARIRNQYLKNIMIKIPTEQSLTKTKSAIKKIENSFNAIGQYKGVRIIYNVDYV, from the coding sequence ATGCAGTATTTCATTAACGTTATTCTCCCAATTCCACTAGAAAAACTCTTTACGTATAGCATTTCTGAAACAGAGGCAGGTTTCTTGCAACCGGGAATGAGGGTGGCTGTGCCATTTGGCAAGACAAAAATATATACGGGCTTGGTTCATGAGGTCCATTCTGTGGCTCCTACCATTTATGAGGCCAAGGACATCCATCAGATTTTGGATGACTACCCAATTGTGAATACGTTTCAATTGAAGCTCTGGTCATGGATTGCAGACTATTATATGTGTACTATTGGAGAGGTGTTTAGGACGGCCGTTCCCAGCGCTTTCTTATTGGAGAGTGAGACCTTGATATCAAGAAATAACAAGGTATCGGTGCAGGAAGGGGATTTGTTGGACGATGAATTTTTGGTTTATGAGGCATTACAACATCAACCCATATTAAGGGTACATGAAATAAGTGCTATTCTGGAACGCAAAAATATACTTCCTGTTCTTGGACGGTTACTGGAAAAGAACATCATCGATTTAAAAGAAGAGGTGTTTGAACAATATAAGCCTAAAATGGTGCGGTATGTTCGTCTTGGAAAGGAATATCTATCTGAAGAAAGTCTAGAAGAATTATTGAACGGCCTTACTAGGGCTCCAAAACAGAGTCAAGTTGTGCTCTCTCTTTTTCAATTACAGGCGGTGAGCAAGAAGCCCATTAAGGTGGCAGACCTGGAAAAGGCAAGTAATAGTTCTTCTGCAGTTGTAAAGGCATTGGTCGATAAGAATATCCTCGAGGAGTATTTTGTACAGACCGATAGAGTGGTATATGAAGGAGTGGATGAAAATGCCGATTTAAAGTCGTTGAATGAATTCCAAACACAGGCTTTTGAGGATATCAAGGAAAATTTCAAGGAAAACAAAGTCACTTTACTTCATGGGGTAACCTCTTCGGGGAAGACCGAGGTATATGTAAAATTAATTGAAGAGTGTATTTCAACAGGTAGGCAAGCCTTGTATCTGTTGCCCGAAATTGCCCTTACCACGCAGTTGATAACCCGTTTGCAGAACTATTTCGGGGAAAAGGTTGCTGTGTATCATTCTAAGTATAGTGTACAGGAAAGAGTAGAAGTGTGGAATAACGTACTTCAACAACAGCCTAAAGCACAAATCGTAATTGGAGCAAGGTCTGCTCTGTTTTTGCCCTTTTCCAAATTAGGACTTATCATTGTAGATGAGGAGCATGAAGCCTCCTTTAAACAATATGATCCTGCTCCTAGGTATCACGCAAGGGATAGTGCCATAGTTCTTGGGAATCTTCATAAAGGCAATATCCTTCTGGGATCGGCAACACCTAGTGTAGAAAGTTTTTATAATGTTTCTAGAGGGAAATATGGATATGCCAGCATAACAAGGCGCTTTGGGAATGTGCTGATGCCAGAGATAGAACTGGTTGATATCAAAGAGCAGACCCGTAAAAAAAGGATGAAAGGACATTTCTCTGAGCGATTATTGGAAGAAATTACAGAAACGTTAGAAGCAGGAGAACAAGTAATCTTATTTCAAAACCGCAGGGGGTATGCGCCTATTGTGGAGTGTACCACCTGTGGCCATGCTCCGGAATGCCCCAATTGTGATGTGAGTCTAACATATCATCAACATAGAAAGCAAATGCGATGTCACTATTGTGGCTACCATATGGCCTTGCAACAAAGTTGTTTGGCATGTGGAAGCGCTACCCTGGACACCAAAGGTTTTGGAACCGAACAGGTGGAGCAGGAGTTGAACGAGCTGTTCCCTGCATCCAAGGTAGGAAGAATGGATCTTGATACGACCAGGGGCAAACACGGCTATGAAAAGATTATTACTGCTTTTGAGGAACAGGAATTGGATATTTTGGTAGGAACCCAGATGTTGACCAAGGGGCTGGATTTCAGAAATGTTAACCTGGTAGGAATCATGAATGCAGATAGTCTTCTGAATTTTCCTGATTTTAGAGCACACGAACGTAGCTATCAATTGTTGACCCAAGTGGCGGGTAGGGCAGGGCGTACCAAGAAAAGGGGGAAAGTAATAGTGCAGACGTATAATCCCTACCATCAAATATTGAAACAGGTTTCAACCCAGGATTACCAAGCCATGTTCCAGGAGCAATTGTACGAGCGGGAACAATACAAATATCCCCCTGTCAATAGATTGATCAAGGTGACCTTTAAGCACAAGGATTACAACAAGCTTAATGAAGCTGCAGCCTGGTTTGCAAAATCCCTACAGAACATATTTAAGGAAAATATTTTAGGTCCCGAGTATCCTCCTGTGGCGAGAATTAGAAATCAGTATCTTAAAAATATAATGATTAAGATACCAACGGAACAATCCCTGACAAAAACAAAAAGTGCCATTAAAAAAATAGAAAACTCCTTTAATGCCATTGGGCAGTATAAGGGAGTTCGAATTATTTATAATGTGGATTACGTATAG
- a CDS encoding DUF2147 domain-containing protein: protein MERAYRFLVVGIALCFMQMANAQSVFGKWKTIDDRNGQPKAIIKVYKEDNKMQGVVQKILEKGKENAKCEKCDGDLKDKDILGMKIIEDVVEEEDGVWKGKKLFDPEQAMTFRCKIWLNPDNPNELKVRGYLAFIYRTQTWLRVLE from the coding sequence ATGGAGAGAGCGTATAGATTTTTAGTGGTAGGTATTGCCTTATGCTTTATGCAGATGGCCAACGCTCAAAGTGTCTTTGGGAAATGGAAGACGATAGACGACAGAAATGGTCAACCAAAAGCTATTATCAAAGTCTATAAGGAGGATAATAAAATGCAGGGTGTCGTTCAAAAGATATTGGAGAAAGGCAAGGAGAACGCTAAATGTGAGAAGTGCGATGGGGATCTGAAAGACAAGGATATCTTGGGCATGAAAATTATTGAAGATGTAGTAGAGGAGGAGGATGGAGTTTGGAAAGGAAAAAAACTTTTCGATCCTGAACAGGCTATGACATTCAGATGTAAAATCTGGTTAAATCCAGATAATCCCAATGAGTTAAAGGTAAGGGGATATTTAGCCTTTATTTACAGAACACAAACCTGGTTGAGGGTACTGGAGTAA